A region of Pseudorasbora parva isolate DD20220531a chromosome 14, ASM2467924v1, whole genome shotgun sequence DNA encodes the following proteins:
- the LOC137039771 gene encoding beta-1,3-galactosyltransferase 2-like encodes MNIKFPFDHDNQTIFLVPAPKANQEAQQRATQISPQTTDISLHYHVAHPSNYHFILDEPDKCSQWDPFLVLMVPVAPNQVEARNAIRSTWGNESTVQGKAVLTLFVVGLTGGSDSEKAQQQLEEESRQHRDLLQSNFVDSYFNLTIKTLAIMDWLATRCPQANFSMKVDSDMYINIENLMTLLLAPNTPRQNYITGFLMWNQLVIRNKKSKYYVSEKLYPGPKYPTYVIGVGYVFSNDLPKKIVEASKYVKPFNMEDAYVGTCLKHLGIKPSRAPDPSQFRLYMKDSKSHDLSKVITTIARSPKQIIEFWRNVTKISP; translated from the coding sequence ATGAATATTAAGTTCCCTTTTGATCATGATAATCAAACAATATTTTTAGTGCCTGCGCCCAAAGCTAATCAAGAAGCCCAACAAAGAGCTACACAAATTTCTCCACAAACCACAGACATTTCATTGCATTATCATGTAGCTCATCCAAGCAACTATCACTTCATTCTGGACGAACCGGATAAATGTAGTCAGTGGGATCCGTTCCTGGTGTTGATGGTCCCTGTGGCGCCCAATCAGGTGGAAGCTCGTAACGCCATCCGGAGCACATGGGGGAATGAGAGCACAGTCCAGGGAAAAGCAGTTTTGACTCTGTTCGTGGTGGGTTTGACCGGAGGATCTGACTCTGAAAAAGCTCAACAGCAGCTGGAGGAAGAGAGCCGACAACACAGAGACTTACTGCAGAGCAACTTTGTGGACTCGTACTTCAACCTGACCATAAAGACATTGGCGATCATGGACTGGTTGGCCACTCGCTGCCCTCAAGCAAATTTCAGTATGAAGGTCGATTCTGACATGTACATAAACATAGAAAACCTGATGACTCTCCTATTGGCACCCAACACACCCAGACAGAACTACATCACTGGTTTTTTGATGTGGAACCAGCTTGTCATCAGAAACAAAAAATCGAAATATTACGTCTCAGAGAAGCTGTATCCCGGACCGAAATACCCCACGTATGTGATAGGAGTAGGATATGTTTTTTCCAATGATCTTCCCAAAAAAATTGTTGAGGCTTCCAAGTATGTGAAGCCCTTCAACATGGAGGATGCATATGTGGGGACTTGTCTGAAACATTTGGGCATTAAACCCTCACGTGCACCAGATCCTTCTCAGTTTCGGCTCTATATGAAGGATTCTAAAAGTCACGACCTTTCCAAGGTCATTACAACAATTGCAAGGTCGCCAAAACAGATAATAGAGTTCTGGagaaatgtgacaaaaatatcACCCTGA